Proteins encoded by one window of Cloeon dipterum chromosome 2, ieCloDipt1.1, whole genome shotgun sequence:
- the LOC135937937 gene encoding WD repeat-containing protein 17-like isoform X1, translating into MRAISCLGAGTQPWSSSVCTVHKDSFAYASTLAIYVYQRETGCREWTLRSILTEPRVSLTALSWHPTQEQLLASVTSDDRVCVWNVEQQRIVASVSTPSPPLLVDWVPFERDQVSVVLDGGKTIVTWTHAEQNKQLAQCRTHSAFSSRITCVQWHPKQPGHLAIGHHDGTLSFYTSAAKVQLNLHVSKEDDGEVCSVQWDPLAEDYLLVVHRVGPLRLLSSQGATVLATFRHPATCRANCVAWLPQCPGMFISGDDDSGVIRLWTVGRETPLENRPLQVSGLRSLVLLSTPDDAEDTTFEAATAPVAAGAVVCLFANGGVGVHDLKRNKWDYLKEAGHVETVFSCAFRPDDSCTLASGSFDGSVKLWSCSSGRARPLSSTPGRESIVYSVSWAPTPSPLLAAATARDGVLLVDTQAARVAQRLTHHGRGISVFCVAWCAADARRVASAGGDNCCVIVQHAGQLEVQRCQHPGSVFGCDWQGADRIATACDDGIVRVFRVACKDDPEPLELRGHTAKVFNVKWCPALKNVLCSGSDDCSIRVWDTEQGSCVRTLLGHKGNVRGIAWNHAFPHLIISGSWDFSIRVWDVRTAECVAVENEHGADVYGISVCPSRPLLVASTSRDSTVRLWNLAPLIPVITMAPLVPKNALDVLFTDEFCLDEDWVVRIHGEIAEKMDEMLSSTQLDQMRKFLAVSDLLHGDPCVSNLWDLVMVLRGTKEMSQLSKQYTRGVVHASHVATCRLADATQDELKAKGQGQKAEAELRKAADGFLRAGALRRYCEVMVRLGEWDKALGVAPGVSLDYWKQINQKRINELYARESELVLPHALAHGDLQGLVTFYANRGQLEESLALACLSGLKAEAGSEAAADRPGDDGSFCSGSPLMSTTARAVAESMLRKGQPIKAACTLLAVDDDHGALQMLMRGNELELLVTVGRALGKTNDCHVDRALALLAIRARRLKEWKLAIDLLSEIKDVEVRKHGTLRLLVNFPGSSTVREQLLKEAGLPDTERCAQLAHELKIFDEVDRVYEAVQLLMAVGEFEEAVDLGCRIVPEILQPHRKWNLEKALKIMELVHETGIVSDKIRLLSAYLGTLIAIRRGYHSIVPALIENAVMELRRSGDGSCGLQEAQLHALTGLDTGMLGRLKEAPSADPDRGNVHVTGSALPSNSGTKRCILIGAPIRGPILRLDNSESSLVSLSDAIMWAKCGAMSPLGTVINPF; encoded by the exons ATGAGGGCCATCTCGTGTCTGGGCGCCGGGACACAGCCGTGGAGTTCCAGCGTCTGCACTGTGCACAAGGACAGTTTCGCCTATGCGTCTACACTCGCCATTTACGTCTATCAG CGTGAGACTGGATGTCGCGAGTGGACGCTGCGGAGCATCCTGACGGAGCCACGCGTCTCGTTGACGGCGCTGTCGTGGCACCCGACGCAAGAGCAGCTGCTGGCTAGCGTCACCTCGGACGACCGCGTGTGCGTGTGGAACGTCGAGCAGCAGAGGATCGTGGCCAGCGTGAGCACCCCTTCACCGCCGCTGCTCGTCGACTGGGTCCCCTTCGAAAG GGATCAGGTGAGCGTGGTGCTGGACGGCGGCAAGACGATCGTCACATGGACGCACGCCGAACAGAACAAGCAACTAGCGCAATGCCGCACGCATTCTGCCTTCTCATCGCGCATCACCTGCGTGCAGTGGCACCCAAAGCAGCCAGGTCACCTCGCCATCGGCCACCACGATGGCACACTCTCCTTCTACACCTCGG cagcCAAGGTTCAGCTTAACTTACATGTGAGCAAGGAGGACGACGGCGAGGTGTGCTCGGTGCAGTGGGACCCTTTGGCCGAGGACTACTTGCTCGTGGTGCACCGCGTGGGTCCGCTGCGCCTGCTCTCCTCTCAAGGTGCCACTGTGCTGGCCACCTTCCGCCATCCTGCTACCTGCAGGGCAAATTGCGTCGCCTGGCTGCCCCAGTGTCCCGGGATGTTCATCTCTGGTG ACGATGACAGTGGCGTCATCCGGCTGTGGACCGTCGGCCGCGAGACACCCCTGGAGAACCGCCCGCTGCAGGTGTCCGGGTTACGTTCCCTGGTGCTGCTCTCCACCCCCGACGACGCTGAAGACACGACTTTCGAGGCCGCGACCGCTCCTGTTGCCGCCGGTGCCGTCGTCTGCCTCTTCGCCAACGGTGGGGTCGGCGTTCACGACCTGAAGAGGAACAAGTGGGACTACCTCAAGGAAGCG GGTCATGTGGAGACGGTGTTCTCGTGCGCCTTCCGGCCAGACGACTCGTGCACGCTGGCGAGCGGCTCCTTTGACGGCAGCGTGAAGCTGTGGTCGTGCTCATCGGGGCGCGCGCGCCCCCTTAGCAGCACCCCGGGCCGCGAGTCGATCGTGTACAGCGTGTCGTGGGCGCCGACCCCATCGCCGCTGCTGGCCGCCGCTACCGCCAGGGACGGCGTGCTGCTAGTGGACACGCAGGCGGCCAGGGTGGCCCAGCGCCTGACGCACCACGGCCGCGGCATCAGCGTTTTCTGCGTCGCGTGGTGCGCGGCCGACGCTCGCAGGGTGGCGTCGGCCGGCGGCGACAACTGCTGTGTCATCGTGCAGCACGCCGGGCAGCTCGAGGTGCAGCGGTGTCAGCATCCTGGCTCCGTCTTCGGTTGCGACTGGCAGGGCGCCGACCGCATCGCCACCGCCTGCGATGATGGCATCGTCAGGGTTTTCAGGGTCGCTTGCAAGGACGACCCAGAGCCTCTCGAGCTCAGAG GTCACACGGCTAAGGTCTTCAACGTCAAGTGGTGTCCGGCCCTGAAGAATGTGCTTTGCAGCGGCTCGGACGACTGCTCCATCCGAGTGTGGGACACCGAGCAGGGCTCGTGCGTGCGCACCCTGCTGGGCCACAAGGGGAACGTGCGGGGCATCGCGTGGAACCACGCCTTTCCGCACCTCATCATCTCCGGCTCGTGGGACTTCAGCATCAGGGTGTGGGACGTCCGCACCGCCGAGTGCGTCGCCGTCGAGAATGAACATGGAGCTGACGTTTACG GCATCAGCGTTTGCCCTTCGCGACCGCTGCTGGTAGCGTCCACCTCCAGAGACTCAACTGTCCGGCTGTGGAACTTGGCTCCACTCATTCCTGTGATAACCATGGCGCCATTGGTGCCGAAAAATGCCTTAGATGTTCTGTTCACCGACG aaTTCTGTTTGGACGAAGATTGGGTGGTGCGAATCCACGGAGAGATAGCTGAAAAGATGGACGAAATGTTGTCTAGCACCCAGCTGGATCAGATGCGTAAATTTCTGGCCGTTTCCGACTTGCTTCAT GGCGACCCTTGCGTCAGCAACCTGTGGGACCTGGTGATGGTGCTGCGCGGCACGAAGGAGATGTCCCAGCTGTCAAAGCAGTACACACGTGGCGTGGTGCACGCCTCGCACGTGGCCACCTGTCGCTTG GCCGACGCAACTCAGGACGAGCTGAAGGCCAAAGGTCAAGGCCAAAAGGCGGAGGCGGAGCTGCGGAAGGCAGCTGACGGCTTCCTGAGGGCCGGAGCCCTAAGACGCTACTGCGAGGTGATGGTGCGCCTCGGCGAGTGGGACAAGGCCCTCGGAGTCGCGCCCGGCGTCTCTCTCGACTACTGGAAGCAGATAAATCAGAA GCGCATCAACGAACTCTACGCGCGAGAGTCGGAACTGGTTTTGCCCCACGCGTTGGCCCACGGTGACCTTCAGGGGTTGGTCACCTTTTACGCTAACAGAG GGCAGCTAGAGGAGTCACTGGCGCTGGCGTGTCTCTCGGGGCTGAAAGCAGAGGCTGGCAGCGAGGCTGCGGCGGATCGGCCAGGCGACGACGGCTCCTTTTGCAGCGGCAGCCCGCTAATGAGCACAACAGCGCGCGCCGTGGCCGAGAGCATGCTGAGGAAGGGCCAGCCGATTAAGGCCGCGTGCACGCTGCTCGCCGTCGACGATGACCAC gGCGCCCTTCAAATGCTGATGAGAGGCAACGAGCTGGAGCTGCTGGTCACCGTGGGCCGAGCCCTGGGTAAAACAAATGACTGCCACGTTGACAGGGCACTCGCCCTTCTCGCTATCAGGGCTCGTCGCCTCAAAGAGTGGAAGTTGGCCATTGATTTACTCTCGGAAATCAAAGAT GTGGAGGTCCGCAAACACGGAACTCTGCGACTTCTAGTCAACTTTCCGGGTTCGAGCACCGTGCGGGAGCAGCTGCTGAAGGAGGCCGGCCTGCCCGACACGGAAAGGTGCGCTCAACTGGCGCACGAGCTCAAGATTTTCGACGAGGTTGACAGGGTCTACGAAGCAGTGCAACTTCTTATGGCCGTGGGGGAGTTTGAAGAGGCCGTTGACCTCGGCTGCAGGATAGTTCCAG AAATTCTGCAACCGCACCGCAAGTGGAATCTAGAGAAAGCGCTGAAGATCATGGAGCTGGTGCATGAGACGGGCATCGTCAGCGACAAAATCCGGCTGCTGTCCGCCTATCTGGGCACCCTGATTGCCATTCGAAGGGGCTACCACAGCATCGTGCCCGCCCTGATCGAGAACGCCGT GATGGAGTTGCGTAGGAGCGGAGACGGGAGCTGTGGACTGCAGGAGGCGCAGCTGCACGCCCTCACCGGGCTCGACACAGGAATGCTCGGCAGACTCAAGGAGGCGCCAAGCGCCGACCCTGACCGCGGCAATGTGCACGTCACCGGCAGCGCCCTGCCGTCCAACTCGGGCACCAAGAGGTGCATCCTGATTGGGGCTCCCATAAGG ggACCGATTTTGAGACTGGACAACAGTGAATCCTCGTTGGTGAGCCTGAGCGATGCTATTATGTGGGCCAAATGTGGCGCAATGTCACCCCTAGGCACAGTTATCAACCCCTTCTAA
- the LOC135937940 gene encoding carbonic anhydrase 2-like produces the protein MLARTFLIVVLAKLTSACIEELLDRPDASEYGYTGFNGPATWGEKFKMCNGYRQSPVELDKEECHKMRFPKINFLGHADERDGGFRIHNTFQSVSVEFSGEQPVLQGGPLGSNFTFSQMHFHWGRYGATKGSEHQIKDLEHAMEAHLVHFNSKYADLRQAAEHWDGLAIISLLFTETKEDSEELSPLVRRLRRIRRGDSYALVESGAMTWLEKYLDGKYLTYWGSLTTPPCNEVVTWIVLENTVEIGWRQIEHFRMLYGHEGKLEENVRPFQPIGKRYVFCPSEEQEEEEEPEVIDEKKKESSEESSEEVDSEESSEEEDDDRKLAKPRPLWLPKKQLYQPFSSYRIVSG, from the exons ATGCTCGCCAGGACTTTTCTGATCGTCGTTCTCGCGAAAT TGACCAGTGCGTGCATCGAGGAATTATTAGACCGACCTGACGCCTCTGAATATGGATACACGGGTTTTAATG GTCCAGCGACGTGGGGAGAAAAGTTCAAAATGTGCAATGGCTACAGACAGTCTCCCGTGGAGCTAGACAAGGAGGAATGCCACAAAATGCGGTTCCCAAAAATCAACTTTCTCGGGCACGCGGACGAGAGGGATGGCGGCTTCCGCATCCACAACACTTTCCAGTCGG TTTCAGTGGAATTTTCGGGCGAGCAACCAGTGCTGCAGGGCGGGCCCCTTGGCAGCAATTTCACGTTTTCGCAGATGCACTTCCACTGGGGTCGTTACGGCGCTACAAAGGGCAGTGAGCACCAAATTAAAGACCTTGA GCACGCAATGGAAGCGCATCTGGTGCATTTCAACAGCAAATACGCCGATCTGCGCCAGGCAGCCGAACACTGGGACGGGCTCGCCATAATTTCCCTTTTGTTTACG GAGACGAAAGAAGACAGCGAAGAATTGAGTCCATTGGTGCGGCGCCTGAGGCGAATTCGCCGCGGCGATTCGTACGCGTTGGTTGAGAGCGGCGCGATGACTTGGCTGGAAAAGTACTTGGACGGCAAGTACCTGACCTACTGGGGCTCGCTGACCACCCCGCCGTGCAACGAAGTCGTCACCTGGATCGTGCTGGAGAACACGGTCGAAATTGGCTGGCGTCAG ATCGAGCACTTTCGTATGCTGTACGGTCACGAGGGAAAATTAGAGGAGAACGTGCGGCCGTTCCAGCCGATCGGCAAGCGTTACGTGTTCTGCCCTTCGGAGGAAcaggaggaagaggaggagcCGGAAGTGATAGATGAGAAGAAGAAGGAATCATCGGAGGAGAGCAGCGAAGAGGTGGACAGCGAGGAGTCGAGCGAGGAGGAGGACGACGACCGCAAGCTGGCCAAGCCACGGCCACTGTGGCTGCCCAAAAAGCAACTGTACCAACCCTTCAGCTCGTACCGGATCGTGTCGGGGTGA
- the LOC135937937 gene encoding WD repeat-containing protein 17-like isoform X2, with protein MRAISCLGAGTQPWSSSVCTVHKDSFAYASTLAIYVYQRETGCREWTLRSILTEPRVSLTALSWHPTQEQLLASVTSDDRVCVWNVEQQRIVASVSTPSPPLLVDWVPFERDQVSVVLDGGKTIVTWTHAEQNKQLAQCRTHSAFSSRITCVQWHPKQPGHLAIGHHDGTLSFYTSAKVQLNLHVSKEDDGEVCSVQWDPLAEDYLLVVHRVGPLRLLSSQGATVLATFRHPATCRANCVAWLPQCPGMFISGDDDSGVIRLWTVGRETPLENRPLQVSGLRSLVLLSTPDDAEDTTFEAATAPVAAGAVVCLFANGGVGVHDLKRNKWDYLKEAGHVETVFSCAFRPDDSCTLASGSFDGSVKLWSCSSGRARPLSSTPGRESIVYSVSWAPTPSPLLAAATARDGVLLVDTQAARVAQRLTHHGRGISVFCVAWCAADARRVASAGGDNCCVIVQHAGQLEVQRCQHPGSVFGCDWQGADRIATACDDGIVRVFRVACKDDPEPLELRGHTAKVFNVKWCPALKNVLCSGSDDCSIRVWDTEQGSCVRTLLGHKGNVRGIAWNHAFPHLIISGSWDFSIRVWDVRTAECVAVENEHGADVYGISVCPSRPLLVASTSRDSTVRLWNLAPLIPVITMAPLVPKNALDVLFTDEFCLDEDWVVRIHGEIAEKMDEMLSSTQLDQMRKFLAVSDLLHGDPCVSNLWDLVMVLRGTKEMSQLSKQYTRGVVHASHVATCRLADATQDELKAKGQGQKAEAELRKAADGFLRAGALRRYCEVMVRLGEWDKALGVAPGVSLDYWKQINQKRINELYARESELVLPHALAHGDLQGLVTFYANRGQLEESLALACLSGLKAEAGSEAAADRPGDDGSFCSGSPLMSTTARAVAESMLRKGQPIKAACTLLAVDDDHGALQMLMRGNELELLVTVGRALGKTNDCHVDRALALLAIRARRLKEWKLAIDLLSEIKDVEVRKHGTLRLLVNFPGSSTVREQLLKEAGLPDTERCAQLAHELKIFDEVDRVYEAVQLLMAVGEFEEAVDLGCRIVPEILQPHRKWNLEKALKIMELVHETGIVSDKIRLLSAYLGTLIAIRRGYHSIVPALIENAVMELRRSGDGSCGLQEAQLHALTGLDTGMLGRLKEAPSADPDRGNVHVTGSALPSNSGTKRCILIGAPIRGPILRLDNSESSLVSLSDAIMWAKCGAMSPLGTVINPF; from the exons ATGAGGGCCATCTCGTGTCTGGGCGCCGGGACACAGCCGTGGAGTTCCAGCGTCTGCACTGTGCACAAGGACAGTTTCGCCTATGCGTCTACACTCGCCATTTACGTCTATCAG CGTGAGACTGGATGTCGCGAGTGGACGCTGCGGAGCATCCTGACGGAGCCACGCGTCTCGTTGACGGCGCTGTCGTGGCACCCGACGCAAGAGCAGCTGCTGGCTAGCGTCACCTCGGACGACCGCGTGTGCGTGTGGAACGTCGAGCAGCAGAGGATCGTGGCCAGCGTGAGCACCCCTTCACCGCCGCTGCTCGTCGACTGGGTCCCCTTCGAAAG GGATCAGGTGAGCGTGGTGCTGGACGGCGGCAAGACGATCGTCACATGGACGCACGCCGAACAGAACAAGCAACTAGCGCAATGCCGCACGCATTCTGCCTTCTCATCGCGCATCACCTGCGTGCAGTGGCACCCAAAGCAGCCAGGTCACCTCGCCATCGGCCACCACGATGGCACACTCTCCTTCTACACCTCGG cCAAGGTTCAGCTTAACTTACATGTGAGCAAGGAGGACGACGGCGAGGTGTGCTCGGTGCAGTGGGACCCTTTGGCCGAGGACTACTTGCTCGTGGTGCACCGCGTGGGTCCGCTGCGCCTGCTCTCCTCTCAAGGTGCCACTGTGCTGGCCACCTTCCGCCATCCTGCTACCTGCAGGGCAAATTGCGTCGCCTGGCTGCCCCAGTGTCCCGGGATGTTCATCTCTGGTG ACGATGACAGTGGCGTCATCCGGCTGTGGACCGTCGGCCGCGAGACACCCCTGGAGAACCGCCCGCTGCAGGTGTCCGGGTTACGTTCCCTGGTGCTGCTCTCCACCCCCGACGACGCTGAAGACACGACTTTCGAGGCCGCGACCGCTCCTGTTGCCGCCGGTGCCGTCGTCTGCCTCTTCGCCAACGGTGGGGTCGGCGTTCACGACCTGAAGAGGAACAAGTGGGACTACCTCAAGGAAGCG GGTCATGTGGAGACGGTGTTCTCGTGCGCCTTCCGGCCAGACGACTCGTGCACGCTGGCGAGCGGCTCCTTTGACGGCAGCGTGAAGCTGTGGTCGTGCTCATCGGGGCGCGCGCGCCCCCTTAGCAGCACCCCGGGCCGCGAGTCGATCGTGTACAGCGTGTCGTGGGCGCCGACCCCATCGCCGCTGCTGGCCGCCGCTACCGCCAGGGACGGCGTGCTGCTAGTGGACACGCAGGCGGCCAGGGTGGCCCAGCGCCTGACGCACCACGGCCGCGGCATCAGCGTTTTCTGCGTCGCGTGGTGCGCGGCCGACGCTCGCAGGGTGGCGTCGGCCGGCGGCGACAACTGCTGTGTCATCGTGCAGCACGCCGGGCAGCTCGAGGTGCAGCGGTGTCAGCATCCTGGCTCCGTCTTCGGTTGCGACTGGCAGGGCGCCGACCGCATCGCCACCGCCTGCGATGATGGCATCGTCAGGGTTTTCAGGGTCGCTTGCAAGGACGACCCAGAGCCTCTCGAGCTCAGAG GTCACACGGCTAAGGTCTTCAACGTCAAGTGGTGTCCGGCCCTGAAGAATGTGCTTTGCAGCGGCTCGGACGACTGCTCCATCCGAGTGTGGGACACCGAGCAGGGCTCGTGCGTGCGCACCCTGCTGGGCCACAAGGGGAACGTGCGGGGCATCGCGTGGAACCACGCCTTTCCGCACCTCATCATCTCCGGCTCGTGGGACTTCAGCATCAGGGTGTGGGACGTCCGCACCGCCGAGTGCGTCGCCGTCGAGAATGAACATGGAGCTGACGTTTACG GCATCAGCGTTTGCCCTTCGCGACCGCTGCTGGTAGCGTCCACCTCCAGAGACTCAACTGTCCGGCTGTGGAACTTGGCTCCACTCATTCCTGTGATAACCATGGCGCCATTGGTGCCGAAAAATGCCTTAGATGTTCTGTTCACCGACG aaTTCTGTTTGGACGAAGATTGGGTGGTGCGAATCCACGGAGAGATAGCTGAAAAGATGGACGAAATGTTGTCTAGCACCCAGCTGGATCAGATGCGTAAATTTCTGGCCGTTTCCGACTTGCTTCAT GGCGACCCTTGCGTCAGCAACCTGTGGGACCTGGTGATGGTGCTGCGCGGCACGAAGGAGATGTCCCAGCTGTCAAAGCAGTACACACGTGGCGTGGTGCACGCCTCGCACGTGGCCACCTGTCGCTTG GCCGACGCAACTCAGGACGAGCTGAAGGCCAAAGGTCAAGGCCAAAAGGCGGAGGCGGAGCTGCGGAAGGCAGCTGACGGCTTCCTGAGGGCCGGAGCCCTAAGACGCTACTGCGAGGTGATGGTGCGCCTCGGCGAGTGGGACAAGGCCCTCGGAGTCGCGCCCGGCGTCTCTCTCGACTACTGGAAGCAGATAAATCAGAA GCGCATCAACGAACTCTACGCGCGAGAGTCGGAACTGGTTTTGCCCCACGCGTTGGCCCACGGTGACCTTCAGGGGTTGGTCACCTTTTACGCTAACAGAG GGCAGCTAGAGGAGTCACTGGCGCTGGCGTGTCTCTCGGGGCTGAAAGCAGAGGCTGGCAGCGAGGCTGCGGCGGATCGGCCAGGCGACGACGGCTCCTTTTGCAGCGGCAGCCCGCTAATGAGCACAACAGCGCGCGCCGTGGCCGAGAGCATGCTGAGGAAGGGCCAGCCGATTAAGGCCGCGTGCACGCTGCTCGCCGTCGACGATGACCAC gGCGCCCTTCAAATGCTGATGAGAGGCAACGAGCTGGAGCTGCTGGTCACCGTGGGCCGAGCCCTGGGTAAAACAAATGACTGCCACGTTGACAGGGCACTCGCCCTTCTCGCTATCAGGGCTCGTCGCCTCAAAGAGTGGAAGTTGGCCATTGATTTACTCTCGGAAATCAAAGAT GTGGAGGTCCGCAAACACGGAACTCTGCGACTTCTAGTCAACTTTCCGGGTTCGAGCACCGTGCGGGAGCAGCTGCTGAAGGAGGCCGGCCTGCCCGACACGGAAAGGTGCGCTCAACTGGCGCACGAGCTCAAGATTTTCGACGAGGTTGACAGGGTCTACGAAGCAGTGCAACTTCTTATGGCCGTGGGGGAGTTTGAAGAGGCCGTTGACCTCGGCTGCAGGATAGTTCCAG AAATTCTGCAACCGCACCGCAAGTGGAATCTAGAGAAAGCGCTGAAGATCATGGAGCTGGTGCATGAGACGGGCATCGTCAGCGACAAAATCCGGCTGCTGTCCGCCTATCTGGGCACCCTGATTGCCATTCGAAGGGGCTACCACAGCATCGTGCCCGCCCTGATCGAGAACGCCGT GATGGAGTTGCGTAGGAGCGGAGACGGGAGCTGTGGACTGCAGGAGGCGCAGCTGCACGCCCTCACCGGGCTCGACACAGGAATGCTCGGCAGACTCAAGGAGGCGCCAAGCGCCGACCCTGACCGCGGCAATGTGCACGTCACCGGCAGCGCCCTGCCGTCCAACTCGGGCACCAAGAGGTGCATCCTGATTGGGGCTCCCATAAGG ggACCGATTTTGAGACTGGACAACAGTGAATCCTCGTTGGTGAGCCTGAGCGATGCTATTATGTGGGCCAAATGTGGCGCAATGTCACCCCTAGGCACAGTTATCAACCCCTTCTAA